In the Acropora muricata isolate sample 2 chromosome 1, ASM3666990v1, whole genome shotgun sequence genome, one interval contains:
- the LOC136887892 gene encoding uncharacterized protein, translated as MAMYYAVEFPSEDGKSKGPHIVPENKVKVENGQTKVLWSVVNENGDLMEEYFEATNLKKGSRRDCGEFIDHLKNSREKADISNKEGRCRKKPTKLKDYEDLENLNSPPLKKPRKTLSDESWNDFCVNSVEESDEDDVEMLDGNEILARWEEKVAKKQTNGFSRQNKNKERSQGGSCSKPKKAKKSLRASESTAKNAVKKAREETFYSQSSEIGKSLALEMRVVRHGLNGSEPVEFKVSFPRHSTYGMLRTQLSQMTGILPADQLIIIKGEEWIMEDCEVITEVWSPEDLVAVCEKGTKVDVPSGVENNRETNCGEDTPFNQEKIGDVQAITTHQDKAEAHKDKMAPASKCSGIDLEERMKNLECQMSLMADDIKNMTALIRNFVSCKACIKKLYKATPEPEKLSPVLTPVVKAVPDPAGKRLFTTPARTVTANECSKKLPDHAKDTSTSPTSLKHRNVSDENPNGTPPNGVLIGSSSRGVYVKKDKLELIKTNLPKRFALKLFELVFRREEAKDGSVEGKGEKLSRLDPNRVAAIQEETERRFAQDNTYAWPEIKKAIDEKCRMVRNNRCFVWGGVNVNSKTD; from the exons atggCGATGTACTATGCCGTAGAGTTTCCTTCGGAAGATGGAAAGTCGAAGGGGCCGCATATTGTGCCCGAAAACAAAGTTAAGGTGGAAAACGGTCAAACAAAAGTCCTTTGGAGTGTCGTTAACGAGAATGGTGACCTGATGGAGGAATATTTTGAGGCCACGAATCTGAAGAAAGGTTCTAGGAGGGACTGCGGAGAATTCATCGACCACCTCAAAAACTCAAGGGAAAAAGCTGACATAAGTAACAAGGAGGGCCGATGTCGcaaaaagccaacaaaactAAAGGATTACGAGGACCTGGAAAACCTGAATTCGCCACCcttgaaaaagccaagaaagaCTCTCAGTGATGAATCTTGGAATGATTTTTGTGTTAATTCAGTAGAAGAGTCAGACGAGGATGACGTCGAGATGTTAGATGGAAATGAGATTCTAGCACGCTGGGAGGAAAAGGTGGCCAAGAAACAAACCAACGGTTTTTCCCGCCAGAATAAGAATAAAGAGAGGTCACAAGGTGGATCATGTTCGAAGCCTAAGAAAGCTAAAAAGTCATTGAGAGCATCGGAAAGCACGGCTAAGAATGCAGTCAAGAAAGCAAGAGAAGAAACTTTCTACTCCCAGTCTTCTGAGATCGGTAAAAGCTTGGCTCTGGAGATGAGAGTGGTTCGACACGGGCTCAACGGAAGTGAACCTGTAGAGTTCAAAGTTTCCTTTCCCCGCCATTCAACCTATGGAATGCTCCGTACGCAACTGTCCCAAATGACGGGAATATTGCCAGCCGATCAGCTCATAATTATCAAGGGAGAAGAGTGGATCATGGAGGACTGCGAAGTGATTACTGAAGTTTGGTCCCCAGAAGACTTAGTAGCAGTATGCGAAAAAGGAACCAAAGTAGACG tgCCGAGTGGTGTGGAGAATAACAGAGAAACAAACTGTGGGGAAGACACTCCATTCAATCAGGAGAAAATTGGAGACGTACAAG CAATCACAACACACCAGGATAAAGCTGAAGCTCACAAGGACAAAATGGCACCCGCTAGTAAATGCTCAG GTATTGATCTTGAAGAGAGAATGAAGAACCTCGAGTGTCAGATGTCACTGATGGCCGACGATATTAAGAATATGACCGCACTCATTAGGAATTTTGTGAGCTGTAAAGCGTGTATCAAAAAGCTTTACAAGGCAACACCAGAACCAGAGAAGCTGTCCCCTGTCCTTACACCAGTGGTAAAAGCAGTACCAGACCCAGCCGGAAAACGTCTCTTTACGACCCCTGCACGAACTGTGACAGCTAACGAGTGCTCAAAAAAACTGCCAGACCATGCAAAAGATACTAGCACTTCACCAACGTCGCTGAAGCATAGGAATGTTTCAGATGAAAATCCGAATGGAACACCTCCAAATGGTGTTTTAATCGGGTCTTCCAGCCGAGGTGTCTATGTCAAAAAGGATAAATTGGAGCTAATCAAAACGAACTTACCAAAACGATTTGCTCTCAAATTGTTTGAACTGGTGTTTAGGAGAGAAGAAGCAAAGGACGGAAGTGTCGAGGGAAAGGGGGAAAAGCTGTCCCGACTGGATCCCAACCGGGTTGCAGCTATCCAAGAGGAAACAGAAAGACGATTTGCCCAAGACAACACCTATGCGTGGCCTGAGATTAAGAAGGCAATAGACGAAAAGTGCAGAATGGTTCGCAATAACCGGTGTTTCGTTTGGGGAGGAGTGAATGTGAATTCAAAGACTGACTAG